The DNA region CATCAGCCCGCGGTCGACAAACCGTCCGGCACTCGCCGGCATCGCCGCCATCGGCGCGATCGTCTCGCTCGCCATCGCGGTCTGGTTCGCCGTCGCGGGAACCGGCTCCGAGAACGCCGACGCCGGCTACGACCTCTGGTTCGTCGTCGGCGAGTCCCAGGCCGGGGCCGGCGCCATCAACCTCTTCGGCGGCCAGATGGTCGTCGACCAGATGGCGCTGTTCTTCATGATCGTCGTCGCCGTCGTCACCGCGATGGTGGCGATCGCGAGCTACGACTACATGGCCGGACACACCTACCAGGCCGAGTACTACTCGCTGCTCTTGCTCGCGGCGACCGGGATGTCGACGATGGCTGCTGCAAACAGCCTCGTCACCATCTTCCTCGCCCTCGAGCTGGCGAGTCTCCCCTCTTACGCGCTCGTGTCCATTCTCAAGACCAACCGCGGGAGCGTCGAGGCCGGTCTGAAGTACTTCCTGATCGGCGCGTTCTCCTCGGCTATCTTCGTCTTCGGGATCAGCCTCGTCTACGGCGTCACCGGCCACCTGCAACTCGAGGCCATCGCGGACGTCGTCACGGGCGAAGCCGAGCCGGGGTCGGGCCACGACGTCTCCGAAATGGGCGGCCTGCTCGGACTCGGACTCCTGATGCTCATCGGTGGCTTCGCGTACAAGACCTCGAGCGTACCATTCCACTTCTGGGCGCCGGAAGCCTACGAGGGGGCGCCGGCACCGATCTCGGCGTTCCTCTCCTCGGCCTCGAAGGCCGCCGGCTTCGTGATCCTCTTTCGTGTGTTCACGACGGCCTTCCCGCTCGAGGCGACGGCCGAGATCATCGGCCTCGAGTGGACCCACGCGTTCATCATCCTGGCCATCGCCACGATGACGGTCGGGAACTTCGCGGCAGCCACCCAGGAGAACGTCAAGCGAATGCTCGCGTACTCCTCGGTCGGACACGCGGGCTACGCGCTGATCGGACTGGCCGGACTCACCGTCGACGGCGGCGAACTCGTTCTCGGCGCCGCGATGATGCACCTGCTGGTCTACGGCTTCATGAACACCGGCGCGTTCCTGTTCGTCGCCCTGGCGGAATACTGGGGCGTCGGCCGGACGTTCGAGGACTACAACGGCCTCGCGACCCGGGCGCCCGTCGCCTGTGCCGCCCTGGCCGTGTTCATGTTCAGCCTCGCCGGTATCCCGCCCTTCGGCGGCTTCTGGAGCAAGTACTTCCTGTTCACGGGCTCGCTCGAGGCGGCGTCGGCCAACCCCGCGATGTTGATCGTCGCGGCCACGCTGGTGATCAACAGCGCGCTGTCACTGTACTACTACTCGCGGCTCGTGAAGGCCGTCTGGATCGACGACCCCGTCTCGGGCGTCGACCGGGACTTCGGCGGCTCGCCGACGGGACTGTACGCGGCCATCGTCTTCGCGGCCGTGATGACGCTCGTCCTGTTGCCCGGCTTCGGGCCGGTCGCGGACCTCGCGATCGATGCGGCGAGTGCGGTCGTTGTCTCCTGAATACCCGGTAGCTTTTACCCTGTTCGGTGGAAATCCGCGGTATGATCTCCCGGCTCGTCCTCGGATGTGGGGACGTCGGACAACGCGTCGTCGAGCGGCAGCCGGACTCGGCACCGCCACCCCTTCGATCGACGGCTGGCTCCGCCACGAGGGCGCGCGACCGCGAGAAACTGTTCGTCGTCTCGAGGGACGCCGATGTCGTCGAGACGCTTCGGGAGGAGAACGTGCGGGCTCGTCAGGGCGAGCCGTCGGAGCGGTCGCTTCTCGAAGGTCTCGAGCTGGAGTTCGAATCCGGCTCGCCCGACCTCGTGTTCGTCGCCAGTGACGACAGCGGCGAGAACCGGCGGACGCTCGAGACGGCGCGTGAGGTATTTCCCGACGCGATATTCGTGGCGTACGTGGGAGAGAGCGAGTCCGAAGCGGACCGCCGGGCCGACAGGCAGGCCATCGAGCGTCAGGCGACCCACGTCGTCGATTCGATCGAAACCGTCGTCGAGTGGGTCGCCGAGCGAACGGTCTCCCAGGGGGCCCAGAAGGCGATCGAACTCCGGGCGCACCTCTCTCAGATCACGGGGACACTCGCCGTCATCGCACACGACAACCCCGATCCGGACGCCATCGCGAGCGCCGTCGCGCTGGTCGAACTCGCCGAGAGCGTCGGCGTCGAGGCCGAGGCCTGTTACTACGGCGAGATTTCCCACCAGGAGAACCGGGCGATGGTTAACTTGCTGGATCTCGACCTTCGCACGCTCGAGCCGACGGACTCCCTTGAGGCATACGACGCGTTCGCGCTCGTCGACCACTCCCGGCCCGGCGTGAACGACCAGCTCCCGGCCGACCTCGATATCGACATCGTGATCGACCACCATCCGCCGCGCGGCCCGGTCCCGGGCGAGTTCTACGACCTCCGCCAGCGCGTCGGCGCGACGAGTACGGTCCTCACCGAGTACCTCGAGTACTTCGGGATCGACGTCGACAGCCAGATCGCGACGGCGTTGCTCTACGGGATTCGCGTCGATACCAGGGACTTCACCCGGGAAATCTCACCACCCGACTTCGAGGCCGCCGCGACGCTCTGGAACGCCGTCGACTTCGCGACGCTTCGAAAGATCGAGTACCCGACCGTGGAGGGCGACACCCTCGATACCGTCGCGCGAGCGATCAAGAACCGCGTCCAGCGTGGATCGGTGATCGCCGCCAGCGCCGGCCGCATCACCGACCGCGACGCACTGCCCCAGGCAGCCGACCAACTGCTCGCCATGGATGGCGTCGACACGACCCTGGTCTTTGGCTTTCGCGACGAGATGGTGTTCGTCTCGGCTCGTTCACGTGGGAACGACCTCGACCTCGGGGAGACGCTTCGCGACGCGTTCGACCAGATCGGAAGCGCCGGCGGGCACGCCGACATGGCCGGGGCCCAGCTCGAGATGGGCGTCCTCGGCGACATGGAGGAGAGCACCGAGCGCGAGTCCATCCTGAATATCGTCGAGGAGGTAATCACGGACCGCTTCTTCGAGGCGGTGGATACCCAGCCAGGAACCCCCGTCGGCATCTACAGCCAGACCAGCGAGATGCTGTTCGGCTCGAGCGCCATCCTGGACGAGCAAATCGAAGCTGACGCCGAACGCGACGGGTGAGCGGGGCTCGAGGCCTGTCCTGTATCGACGGTGTCCACGCGCGAGCCCGACGAGCCAATGAGGCGAACCGCAGAGAGGAGCGTTTTTTACGACGGCCGACGATGAACGGACATGGACATCGTCACCGACAGCAAACCCCGCGTAAAGGACTACATGACGCGAGACGTGGTGACGGTCTCGCCCGACCAGACGGTGGCCTCGGTCGCCGAACGGATCGCCGAGAGCGAAGAACACAGCGGCTTCCCCGTCTGCGATCGCCGCCGCGTCGAGGGATTCGTGAGCGCGCGCGACCTCCTGCTCGCCGACGACGACGCCCCGATCTTCCGGGTGATGTCCCGCGAGTTGATCGTCGCCCACCCCGACATGAAAGTGATCGACGCCGCCAGAGTGATCCTCCGGTCGGGGATCCAGAAACTCCCGGTCGTCGACGACGCCGGCAACCTCGTGGGGATCATCGCGAACGCCGACGTGATCCGGAGCCAGATCGAACGCGCGACCCCCGAGAAGGTCGGGAAGCTCATGCGGACCCTCGAGAACATCCACGAGGTCGAGTTGCGCCAGGAGCGCCGGATGATCACGCTGTCCGACCTGACGCCGACTCAGGGTCGAGTATACGCGGACGAACTCGAGGGGCGAAAGTACGAACTCGAGCGAGGACTGGCCGAACCCCTCGTCGTCATCGACAACGCCGGCGAGTTGTTGCTCGCCGACGGCCACCACCGGGTGATGGCCGCTGATCGGATCGACCTCGATGAGATGGACGCCTACGTGATCGTGGTCGACCAGCGCCTCGATCTGGGGATGGCCAAAACGGCGAAAAAGGAGGGGCTCGAATCTATCTGCGACATCGAGGTGGTCGACTACGCGAGACATCCGCTGGTGGAGACGACGAAGCGATTGCAGTCGAGCGAGCAGTGAGCGAGCAGTGAGTGACCAGCGAGCGGCCAGGAACGAAACTCATCGATCAGCAAAATTTTGTCCACGCCGCGTCGTCCTCGAGTATGCGAGAGGACGGTTTCCGTGATCCACCTGACCCCGAAAATGACAATTGCGGTGTCGGCGACGACCCTGTTACCGCTGACGGTTCGACTACCACTGACGGCTCCATCGACGTCGACGTCGACGCTGGCAGCGACGACCACGTCCACGCAGACGCCTCCGTCCGCGGCCTAATCGAGGACGACGGCACCTACCTCCTCCTGAAACACGACATGCCGGGCGGGCCAATATGGGGCGTCCCCGGGGGCCGAGCGCGAATCGGCGAGGACCCTCGAGACGCCCTCGTCCGCGAGGTGTACGAGGAGACACGCCTCGAGGTCGCAATCGGCGACCCCCTCGAGGCGTTCGCCCACACCTGGGCTGACGGCGAGCAGGGCACCGTCTCCGTAGTCTTCGAGTGTGCGGTAGTCGGTGGAACAGTAGACATCGAGGCGAACCCGAACGACGACGAGCCCATATCTGAGTACGTCTGGCTCGAGCCCACAGCACTAGACGATGTGCCGATGGAACCTGAACTCCAGCGGCTCCTCGAGCGTTACGCGAACTGATCGCTCACGCTCAGCAGGTAGGCCAGAATCACGAGGGAGATGAGCAGGCCGATGACGTTGAGCGTCACCAGGTCCAGGAGTGCACTGAGCCCGTAGAGGACGAGCGCCCATGTCAGCGCCCATCCCTCCATGTTCCAGAGGCCGACGAGGACTGCCAGCATGCCAACGTTGACGACGGTGAACACGAACGCGAGGAGCGTACCGACGCCGCCGTAGGCGAGCAGTTGGAGGATTGGAATCCAGGCGAACAGGAATCCGAGGCCGCCGAGGACGCAGATGATCGAGATGCCGAGCGGTCGGGACGACCCGCTAGCGTACGACGCGTTCGTCGACGACCGAGTAGAGCGAGGGGCTGGAGAGCGGGGATTCATGTTAAATCATCTACATCACAGCGATGAATATATTCTGGACAACTGACGCTTCGCGCTCGCTCGAGCACGGTCCCAAAGCGCCGATAAAACACGAATCGCTCGAATGCCGTTCCGACGGCTTACTTGCCTTCGAATTCCGCGTCCTCGCCGCTCATGAACGCGGTAATCCCCGTCATGAGGTCGTCGGTTGCCATCAGGTGGCCGAACGCCGCGGCCTCGAGTTCGAGCCCCGCGTCGGTGTCGTCGCGGCCGGCGAGCATCGCGCGCTTGGTGAAGCGCTGAGCGATCGGCGGGCCACCGGCGAGTTTCTCGGCGAGGTCGAGGGCCTTCTCGAGCAGTTCGTCGTTACCCACGACCTCGTTGACGAAACCGTAGTCTTCCATCGTCTCGGCCTCGTAGCGGTCGGCCGTGAGGATGATCTCCTTTGCGCGGCCCTCCCCGACGATGTGCTTGAGCCGCTGAGTGCCGCCCCAGCCGGGAATCAACCCGAGGTTGAGTTCTGGCTGACCGAGTTCCGAGCGCTCGGAGGCGACCCGGATGTCGGCGCAGGTCGCCAGTTCCATCCCGCCGCCGAGGCAGTAGCCGTCGATGCCGGCGACGACGGGCATGTCACAGGACTCGAGCTTGCCGAAGGTGTCCTGACCCTGTTTCGAGAGTTCGATAGCACCGATCGGGTCGGCCCCGCCCGCGGCCATACTCTGGACGTCCGCGCCCGCGGAGAATGCCTTCTCGCCCTCGCCGGTGATGAGGATCGACCGCACCTCGTCGTCGTCTCCGAGGACGTCGATGGCTTCGCTCAGTTCCGAGAGGAGTTCCGAACTGATCGTGTTCATCCGGTGGGGCCGGTCGATGACGACGTGGCCGACCATGTTGCCGGGGTACTCGAGGCGGATGGTCTCGAACTCGAGTTCGCCGTCGTCCTCACTCGGCCCGTAGAAGCCGCCCTCGTCGACGAACCCGCTGAGCGCGTCGGAGGGTTCGTGCCGGGCCGCACCGCTCTCGTCGTAGGCGTCCTCGAGGGCCTCGAACAGGTCGGCGAGGCCGCGAGCGTCGGCCATCTTCGCCGGGCCGTCCGGGAAGCCCGCGCCGAGTTTCATCGCTTCGTCGATGGCATCCGGACCGGCCACGTCGTCGTCGATCAGCTGGGCCACCTCGTCGGCCATCACGGCGAGCAGGCGGTCGGAGATCCACTCCTTGCCCTCGTCGGTCGGGATCTGGACGCCCTCGCCGTCCTCGTAGTCGTAGACGCCCTTGCCGGTCTTCTTCCCGAGTTCCTCGGCCTCAACTTTCTCCTCGGTCATCGGGCACGGGGCGTACGCCTCGCCGAGGGTCTCGTGCATGTACTCCTGGACGTGCAAGCCCACGTCGAGACCGACCTGGTCGGTGAGTTCGAACAGGCCCATCGGGAGCCCCATGTCGAACTTCGCGGTCGAGTCGACCTCGGCGACGGTGGCCTCGTCCTCGTAGACCATCCACGCGGCCTCGTTCATCAGCGGGACGAGCACGCGGTTCACGATGAAACCAGGGCTGTCCTTGTGGACCCGGACCGGCGACTTGTCGACGTCCTCGGCGAGCGCCTCGATCAGGTCGAGCGTTTCGTCGGCGGTGTGAGCCCCGGAGATGACCTCGACCAGCGGCATCCGGATCGGCGGGTTGAAGAAGTGCATCCCGCAGAACTGCTCGGGTCGGTTGGTGACCTCCGACAGTTCGGTGATCGACAGCGAGGAGGTGTTCGTCCCGAAGATGGCGTGGTCGGGCGCGTACTCCTCGACCTCGCCGTAGACGTCCTTCTTGATGTCCATCTTCTCGGGAACGGCCTCGATGACGACGTCGGCGTCGGCGACCGACTCCTCCACGTCGACCAGCGGTGTGATCCGCTCGAGGGTGTCGTCGGCGACTTCGTCGGTAATCTGGTCGTTTTCGGCAAGCTTTCCGAGCGACCACTCGATCTGGTCGTAGCCGTCCTGGACGAACTCCTCGTTGATGTCGCGCAGGTTCACGTCGTAGCCGGCGAGCGCCGCCACTTCGGCGATGCCGTGGCCCATGTTCCCCGCACCGAGAACTGCGATGGTGTTGATATCCTCCAGTTCCATGCACACGTATGCGTCTGGCACCCGTTTCAACGTTTCCCTCTCGACAGGAACAACTGTTCTCGAGTTTAGTTCCGGTTACAAAGTTCTTTATCGTTCAGGCAGGAACCTAGGGCCATGGACTTTGGACTCACCGACGAACAACAACAGATCCGTGAGGAAGTCAAGCGCTTCGCCGAAAACGAGATCAAACCAGTCGCGACCGAGTACGACGTCGAAGAGAAGTACCCCCACGACATCGTCGAGAAGGCCGCCGAGATGGGCCTGACCGGCGCCTACATCCCGATGGAGTACGGCGGCGCGGGCTACTCGATCCTCGACACCGCCATCATCACCGAGGAACTGTTCGCCGTCGATCCCGGCATCGCGCTCTCGATCGTCGCCACCTCCTTCGGCTGTGAGGCGATCATGAACTTCGGGACCGAAGCACAAAAAGAGGAGTACCTCGAGCCCGTTGCGCTGGGTGAAGCGGTTTCGGGCGCCGCGA from Natronosalvus rutilus includes:
- a CDS encoding NADH-quinone oxidoreductase subunit N, with protein sequence MVNALIPAEWLALAPTLVLALTAMVLFVFDSISPRSTNRPALAGIAAIGAIVSLAIAVWFAVAGTGSENADAGYDLWFVVGESQAGAGAINLFGGQMVVDQMALFFMIVVAVVTAMVAIASYDYMAGHTYQAEYYSLLLLAATGMSTMAAANSLVTIFLALELASLPSYALVSILKTNRGSVEAGLKYFLIGAFSSAIFVFGISLVYGVTGHLQLEAIADVVTGEAEPGSGHDVSEMGGLLGLGLLMLIGGFAYKTSSVPFHFWAPEAYEGAPAPISAFLSSASKAAGFVILFRVFTTAFPLEATAEIIGLEWTHAFIILAIATMTVGNFAAATQENVKRMLAYSSVGHAGYALIGLAGLTVDGGELVLGAAMMHLLVYGFMNTGAFLFVALAEYWGVGRTFEDYNGLATRAPVACAALAVFMFSLAGIPPFGGFWSKYFLFTGSLEAASANPAMLIVAATLVINSALSLYYYSRLVKAVWIDDPVSGVDRDFGGSPTGLYAAIVFAAVMTLVLLPGFGPVADLAIDAASAVVVS
- a CDS encoding DHH family phosphoesterase — encoded protein: MISRLVLGCGDVGQRVVERQPDSAPPPLRSTAGSATRARDREKLFVVSRDADVVETLREENVRARQGEPSERSLLEGLELEFESGSPDLVFVASDDSGENRRTLETAREVFPDAIFVAYVGESESEADRRADRQAIERQATHVVDSIETVVEWVAERTVSQGAQKAIELRAHLSQITGTLAVIAHDNPDPDAIASAVALVELAESVGVEAEACYYGEISHQENRAMVNLLDLDLRTLEPTDSLEAYDAFALVDHSRPGVNDQLPADLDIDIVIDHHPPRGPVPGEFYDLRQRVGATSTVLTEYLEYFGIDVDSQIATALLYGIRVDTRDFTREISPPDFEAAATLWNAVDFATLRKIEYPTVEGDTLDTVARAIKNRVQRGSVIAASAGRITDRDALPQAADQLLAMDGVDTTLVFGFRDEMVFVSARSRGNDLDLGETLRDAFDQIGSAGGHADMAGAQLEMGVLGDMEESTERESILNIVEEVITDRFFEAVDTQPGTPVGIYSQTSEMLFGSSAILDEQIEADAERDG
- a CDS encoding CBS domain-containing protein, encoding MDIVTDSKPRVKDYMTRDVVTVSPDQTVASVAERIAESEEHSGFPVCDRRRVEGFVSARDLLLADDDAPIFRVMSRELIVAHPDMKVIDAARVILRSGIQKLPVVDDAGNLVGIIANADVIRSQIERATPEKVGKLMRTLENIHEVELRQERRMITLSDLTPTQGRVYADELEGRKYELERGLAEPLVVIDNAGELLLADGHHRVMAADRIDLDEMDAYVIVVDQRLDLGMAKTAKKEGLESICDIEVVDYARHPLVETTKRLQSSEQ
- a CDS encoding NUDIX domain-containing protein, producing the protein MREDGFRDPPDPENDNCGVGDDPVTADGSTTTDGSIDVDVDAGSDDHVHADASVRGLIEDDGTYLLLKHDMPGGPIWGVPGGRARIGEDPRDALVREVYEETRLEVAIGDPLEAFAHTWADGEQGTVSVVFECAVVGGTVDIEANPNDDEPISEYVWLEPTALDDVPMEPELQRLLERYAN
- a CDS encoding 3-hydroxyacyl-CoA dehydrogenase/enoyl-CoA hydratase family protein, translated to MELEDINTIAVLGAGNMGHGIAEVAALAGYDVNLRDINEEFVQDGYDQIEWSLGKLAENDQITDEVADDTLERITPLVDVEESVADADVVIEAVPEKMDIKKDVYGEVEEYAPDHAIFGTNTSSLSITELSEVTNRPEQFCGMHFFNPPIRMPLVEVISGAHTADETLDLIEALAEDVDKSPVRVHKDSPGFIVNRVLVPLMNEAAWMVYEDEATVAEVDSTAKFDMGLPMGLFELTDQVGLDVGLHVQEYMHETLGEAYAPCPMTEEKVEAEELGKKTGKGVYDYEDGEGVQIPTDEGKEWISDRLLAVMADEVAQLIDDDVAGPDAIDEAMKLGAGFPDGPAKMADARGLADLFEALEDAYDESGAARHEPSDALSGFVDEGGFYGPSEDDGELEFETIRLEYPGNMVGHVVIDRPHRMNTISSELLSELSEAIDVLGDDDEVRSILITGEGEKAFSAGADVQSMAAGGADPIGAIELSKQGQDTFGKLESCDMPVVAGIDGYCLGGGMELATCADIRVASERSELGQPELNLGLIPGWGGTQRLKHIVGEGRAKEIILTADRYEAETMEDYGFVNEVVGNDELLEKALDLAEKLAGGPPIAQRFTKRAMLAGRDDTDAGLELEAAAFGHLMATDDLMTGITAFMSGEDAEFEGK